One stretch of Trichocoleus desertorum ATA4-8-CV12 DNA includes these proteins:
- a CDS encoding trypsin-like peptidase domain-containing protein — protein sequence MSSSEQRFFPLRQISSYVLVVVLSVALTLAVLWTFPLAWLPKVSALLNQSTLLSPATVEEPAAAIAPNITPNIAPNIVPSQETSRNFVAAAVNRVGPAVVRIDTDRTITTRPADPLFDDPFFSPFFGDGYSRAPQEYHQRGQGSGFIIDRNGILLTNAHVVSGADTVSVTLKDGRTFKGEVRGIDEPSDLAVVKINGQDLPVAPLGNSSDVQVGDWAIAVGNPLGLDNTVTLGIISTLNRSSAQVGIPDKRLDFIQTDTAINPGNSGGPLLSDRGEVIGINTAIRADAQGIGFAIPIDKAKAIKDVLIRGGKVPHPYIGVRLLTLTPELAKESNRNPNSPFPVPEVNGVLVMQVMPNSPAAAAGLRRGDVITAVEAKSVKTAEQLQRAVEQSRVNQPLQLQTQRGEQTQQLSIRPGDLQDVPRPKLER from the coding sequence ATGTCGTCCTCGGAGCAACGCTTTTTTCCGCTTCGTCAAATTAGTAGCTACGTATTGGTGGTTGTTCTGAGCGTTGCTTTAACTTTGGCTGTGCTTTGGACTTTTCCATTGGCTTGGCTTCCCAAGGTTTCAGCGCTGCTCAATCAATCTACGCTGCTCAGCCCAGCAACGGTGGAAGAACCTGCCGCTGCGATCGCGCCCAATATCACGCCCAATATCGCGCCTAACATCGTACCTAGCCAAGAAACTAGTCGTAACTTTGTGGCTGCCGCAGTCAATCGAGTTGGCCCAGCCGTGGTGCGGATCGATACCGATCGCACAATCACAACTCGTCCGGCAGACCCCTTATTTGATGATCCTTTCTTTAGCCCCTTCTTTGGCGATGGCTACTCACGCGCCCCACAGGAATATCACCAACGCGGTCAGGGCTCGGGCTTCATCATCGATCGCAACGGCATTCTTTTGACCAATGCCCATGTGGTGAGTGGAGCAGATACGGTCAGCGTCACGCTCAAAGATGGTCGGACCTTCAAGGGAGAAGTGCGCGGCATTGATGAGCCGTCTGACTTGGCAGTGGTGAAAATCAACGGCCAAGATCTACCTGTGGCTCCGCTAGGCAACTCTAGCGATGTGCAGGTGGGAGATTGGGCGATCGCAGTCGGCAACCCCTTAGGTTTGGATAACACCGTCACCTTGGGCATCATTAGCACCCTCAACCGTTCCAGCGCCCAGGTTGGCATTCCAGACAAGCGCCTAGACTTTATCCAAACCGACACAGCTATCAATCCTGGCAACTCTGGGGGGCCATTGTTGAGCGATCGCGGTGAAGTGATTGGGATTAATACTGCTATCCGGGCCGATGCTCAAGGTATTGGTTTCGCCATTCCCATTGACAAAGCCAAGGCAATCAAAGATGTGCTAATTCGCGGCGGCAAAGTTCCGCATCCTTATATTGGAGTGCGATTGCTTACCCTCACCCCAGAACTAGCGAAAGAATCTAACCGTAACCCCAATTCCCCCTTCCCTGTCCCGGAAGTGAATGGCGTTTTGGTAATGCAGGTGATGCCCAATAGCCCAGCAGCAGCGGCAGGCTTGCGTCGGGGTGATGTGATTACTGCGGTCGAAGCCAAGTCTGTCAAAACTGCTGAGCAATTGCAGCGGGCAGTCGAACAAAGCCGAGTCAATCAGCCTTTGCAATTGCAAACCCAACGGGGAGAACAAACTCAGCAACTGTCCATTCGACCTGGTGATTTACAAGATGTGCCTCGTCCTAAGCTAGAGCGCTAG
- a CDS encoding AEC family transporter, with the protein MLDTLFRAYTPLLIWPGLGLLLLRWVPNRFPRLLGQALYWVGVPLQLLVLGRQTELSDRVGFIPAVAVGVLLLSLVLSLVCWWGLQKQFEPTPVAIADSSQLPVNLVSSNTPVSQRATLGSFILAAMLGNTGFVGLALAQVLFGIDDLGWAVLFSVTSNVVGNYGIAVFIASYFGHSAAKNHWWVQLRDVVTVPSTWAFLLGFSTRAIALPEAIETGLNQAVWVVMASALLLVGLRLGSIKGWRSLQRAVLPTLLKVLIVPGLVGLGATCLGMTGVPRLVLVLMSGTPTGLSVLILAEVYNLDRELLTGSIALSFIGLLLVLPLWLTWFG; encoded by the coding sequence ATGCTGGATACCCTGTTCCGTGCTTACACTCCTTTGCTAATCTGGCCAGGGTTAGGGCTATTGCTCCTGCGGTGGGTACCCAATCGGTTTCCCCGGTTGCTGGGACAAGCGTTGTATTGGGTCGGAGTCCCTTTACAGCTCTTGGTGCTAGGACGCCAAACCGAGTTGTCCGATCGCGTGGGCTTTATTCCAGCCGTGGCAGTCGGAGTATTACTGCTGAGCCTGGTTTTGTCCTTAGTTTGTTGGTGGGGGTTGCAGAAGCAGTTTGAACCAACTCCAGTGGCGATCGCTGACTCCTCTCAGCTCCCCGTTAACCTAGTGTCGAGCAATACCCCTGTCTCCCAGCGAGCCACGCTAGGCAGCTTTATTCTGGCGGCAATGTTGGGGAATACAGGCTTTGTTGGCTTAGCCTTGGCTCAAGTGTTGTTTGGCATAGACGATTTAGGCTGGGCAGTCCTCTTTAGCGTCACCAGCAACGTGGTGGGCAACTATGGCATTGCTGTGTTTATTGCTAGCTATTTTGGCCATAGTGCGGCCAAGAACCATTGGTGGGTTCAGTTACGGGACGTAGTGACTGTTCCGAGTACTTGGGCCTTTCTCTTAGGATTTAGTACTCGCGCGATCGCCCTACCAGAAGCGATCGAAACTGGGCTTAATCAAGCGGTATGGGTTGTGATGGCGAGTGCTTTGTTGCTAGTGGGCTTACGCCTTGGCTCAATTAAAGGCTGGCGCAGTCTCCAACGTGCTGTTTTGCCCACCCTGCTCAAAGTTTTGATTGTACCTGGGCTGGTGGGGTTAGGGGCGACATGCTTAGGCATGACAGGCGTACCTCGATTAGTCTTGGTGCTGATGTCTGGGACACCCACGGGGTTGTCAGTGTTGATTCTGGCAGAAGTTTACAATCTCGATCGCGAATTGCTCACAGGTAGCATTGCTCTGAGTTTTATCGGGTTGCTGCTAGTACTACCGCTGTGGCTGACTTGGTTTGGTTAA
- a CDS encoding efflux RND transporter periplasmic adaptor subunit translates to MQLPMIGKVGKPTPWIIGLIVAGVLGVSGTAVLINRATAPREDLAELTIPVQSQDLRVRITANGTVVPIQSVNLSPKSAGIVKELYVEQGDRVEAGDVVARMDNSTFQAELTQAQANLAQAQANLAKAKAGNTTAAIGQIQASVSQAEAQVREAEARLALANDRVRRNETLATEGAISRDRLDEVISEANRSRASVEQAQAGVREARRRLEDSQNGSRPEDIAVAEARVKEAQGRVQAVQTQIEDTAVRAPFAGIITQKYATEGAFVTPTTSASTNSSATSTSVVALASGLEVLAEVPEVDINQVAEGQAVEIVADAFPDQVFQGKVRLIAPAAVEEQNVTSFQVRVALVTGKDQLRSGMNVDLTFLGKQLDQALVVPTVAIVTKEGETGVLVTDAENQPTFKPVTIGPTIGNQTQVLEGLAAGEKVFVELPENKKLEDFTKPKGQKKP, encoded by the coding sequence ATGCAACTTCCCATGATTGGCAAAGTTGGAAAACCTACCCCCTGGATCATTGGGCTGATTGTGGCTGGAGTGCTTGGTGTTTCAGGGACTGCGGTTCTTATCAACCGAGCCACAGCCCCACGAGAAGATCTTGCCGAGTTGACTATCCCCGTCCAGTCCCAAGATTTGCGGGTTCGGATCACTGCCAATGGCACGGTGGTACCGATTCAAAGCGTCAACCTCAGCCCCAAATCGGCAGGAATTGTGAAAGAACTGTACGTTGAGCAAGGCGATCGCGTGGAAGCAGGCGATGTGGTCGCCCGGATGGACAACAGCACCTTCCAGGCAGAGCTGACTCAAGCCCAGGCCAATTTAGCGCAAGCGCAAGCCAATCTGGCTAAGGCAAAAGCGGGCAATACGACTGCCGCAATTGGTCAGATACAAGCGAGTGTGTCACAGGCAGAAGCTCAGGTGCGCGAAGCAGAAGCCCGCTTAGCTCTCGCGAACGATCGCGTCCGCCGCAACGAAACTTTGGCTACAGAAGGAGCGATTTCTCGCGATCGCCTGGATGAAGTGATCAGCGAAGCCAACCGATCTAGAGCCAGCGTGGAACAAGCCCAAGCAGGGGTGCGAGAAGCTAGAAGACGGCTAGAAGATTCACAAAATGGCTCCCGCCCAGAAGACATTGCCGTAGCAGAGGCTCGCGTCAAGGAGGCCCAGGGTCGAGTCCAAGCAGTGCAAACTCAGATTGAAGATACTGCTGTGCGAGCTCCTTTTGCAGGCATCATCACGCAGAAGTACGCCACTGAGGGAGCATTCGTCACCCCGACCACTTCAGCTTCGACCAACTCTTCTGCCACCTCTACTTCCGTGGTTGCCCTCGCTAGTGGCTTAGAAGTACTAGCTGAGGTGCCTGAAGTAGATATTAACCAGGTGGCGGAAGGGCAGGCTGTAGAAATTGTGGCCGATGCTTTTCCCGATCAAGTGTTTCAGGGCAAAGTTCGCCTGATTGCTCCTGCGGCAGTAGAGGAGCAAAATGTCACCTCCTTTCAAGTGCGGGTGGCTCTGGTGACGGGTAAAGATCAGCTGCGATCGGGCATGAATGTCGATCTCACCTTTCTAGGCAAGCAGTTGGATCAAGCCTTGGTTGTTCCGACAGTCGCGATCGTCACTAAGGAAGGTGAAACTGGAGTCTTAGTCACCGATGCCGAGAATCAACCCACCTTTAAGCCTGTCACCATTGGCCCTACCATTGGCAACCAAACTCAAGTGTTGGAAGGGTTAGCAGCAGGTGAAAAAGTGTTTGTTGAGTTGCCAGAAAATAAGAAGCTAGAAGACTTCACCAAACCTAAAGGTCAAAAGAAGCCATAA
- a CDS encoding MarR family transcriptional regulator, with the protein MVGLPRMAGRIFGWLLISDPPHQSPGELAEVLQASKGSISTITRLLMQIGLIERISLPGQRRDYFRIKPDAWSQLTRQRVAQMTAFRQLAERGLQLMAGQETELQQRLEEMRDMHAFCEQELPKMLERWEQRCTKTQPAQPDA; encoded by the coding sequence ATGGTAGGGTTACCACGGATGGCAGGGCGGATCTTCGGTTGGCTGCTGATCTCAGACCCACCGCATCAATCTCCGGGTGAATTAGCTGAAGTGTTACAAGCCAGCAAAGGCTCAATCAGCACGATTACTCGTCTATTGATGCAAATCGGTTTAATCGAACGAATCAGCTTACCAGGTCAGCGCCGGGATTACTTCCGCATCAAACCAGATGCCTGGTCACAACTCACCAGACAACGAGTGGCCCAAATGACTGCCTTTCGCCAGCTAGCAGAGCGGGGTCTACAACTGATGGCAGGGCAAGAAACCGAACTTCAGCAACGCCTCGAAGAAATGCGAGACATGCACGCCTTCTGCGAACAAGAACTACCGAAGATGCTGGAACGCTGGGAGCAACGATGCACTAAAACCCAACCTGCTCAGCCAGATGCCTAA
- a CDS encoding EndoU domain-containing protein, producing the protein MKQRTRWLSFTASLALGSVLFGLTLSHPAIAPAQAQVLQPGTLTITQTCPATRAINGPNPGNIRVAQNQRYEVIGFNSAERRFVLIKVPNATPERRWVSVNCGTFQAGSSANRNASNSNDREARTRPAPPGNTTLLPFFDQANNLEVRRFPAGRPADITPPTPSLTAFDLAVLQACGPIGSTVNANSFKQLMASHPEVLRQIQTAVGGELLPRRKTQAEFLTDLTAAWSDRGGFEHIFCGELEGPQKIGGLHFVGRYLQLQNEKMGGRLVNNLNREEVEPGVLYTLGVVIKRGNQTWTDTLKGYPLISNAEEMLLDATKALKAQGNGQGACLYRVQDQPTGKSYQAVFVKDRNAIVTFYPDATPSGKPCRR; encoded by the coding sequence ATGAAACAACGCACCCGTTGGCTTTCCTTTACCGCTAGTCTGGCTCTGGGATCGGTCTTGTTTGGTTTGACGCTCAGCCATCCAGCGATCGCTCCAGCCCAAGCTCAAGTGCTCCAACCCGGAACTCTCACTATCACTCAGACTTGTCCAGCTACACGCGCCATCAATGGGCCTAATCCTGGCAATATCCGAGTCGCGCAGAATCAGCGCTATGAAGTGATTGGGTTTAATAGCGCCGAGCGGCGATTTGTCTTGATCAAAGTCCCCAATGCTACTCCTGAGCGTCGTTGGGTTAGTGTCAACTGCGGTACGTTCCAGGCAGGCTCTTCTGCCAACAGAAATGCCTCAAATAGCAATGACCGTGAGGCCAGAACTCGCCCCGCACCTCCTGGCAATACAACACTGCTTCCGTTTTTTGACCAAGCAAACAACTTGGAAGTGCGTCGCTTTCCCGCAGGTCGGCCAGCGGATATTACGCCACCTACACCCAGCTTGACTGCATTTGACCTAGCCGTGTTGCAAGCTTGCGGCCCCATTGGTAGCACAGTCAATGCCAACAGCTTCAAGCAGCTAATGGCTAGTCACCCTGAGGTGTTGCGCCAAATTCAAACTGCTGTAGGAGGTGAACTCCTGCCAAGGCGGAAAACACAAGCAGAATTTCTCACTGATCTCACAGCAGCCTGGTCAGATCGAGGTGGGTTTGAGCATATCTTTTGCGGTGAACTAGAAGGCCCCCAGAAAATTGGTGGGTTACACTTTGTCGGTCGCTATCTACAGTTGCAAAACGAGAAGATGGGGGGCCGCTTAGTGAACAATCTCAACCGTGAAGAAGTAGAGCCTGGAGTGCTTTATACCTTGGGAGTGGTAATCAAGCGAGGCAACCAAACTTGGACTGATACCCTCAAAGGCTACCCCTTGATCAGCAACGCCGAAGAAATGTTGTTGGATGCGACCAAAGCCTTGAAAGCGCAAGGCAATGGTCAGGGAGCCTGCTTATATCGAGTGCAAGACCAACCCACAGGCAAGTCTTACCAAGCGGTATTTGTCAAAGACCGCAATGCGATCGTCACCTTTTATCCAGATGCCACACCCAGCGGCAAGCCTTGTCGTCGCTAG
- a CDS encoding tetratricopeptide repeat protein has protein sequence MFTQILGPVGLFTTAFWIWMIYDCVQYERDRQTWLWLLIFLNFPGAFVYFIARWLPRASFPLPSFLNRWTRKDQLWQAEAAAMNIGKAHQLVTLGNIRCEIGDFDKAAQAYQQAIAQEPNNPQALWGAASLAIRNKDFTVAKDYLEKLIQVDPEHKYGDASLAYGRVLFELAEHEVAQSHLESHLRNWGTPEAYVLMAKIQQKQGNIPAAREYLEKLIMKVRGAPPYHYRKNRHFVGQAEKMLRTLRN, from the coding sequence ATGTTTACACAGATATTAGGGCCTGTTGGTTTATTCACAACTGCTTTCTGGATTTGGATGATTTACGACTGCGTCCAGTATGAGCGCGATCGCCAAACTTGGCTCTGGCTCTTGATCTTTCTCAACTTTCCTGGCGCTTTTGTCTACTTTATTGCTCGCTGGCTACCCCGTGCCTCTTTTCCACTGCCCAGCTTCTTAAACCGTTGGACTCGTAAAGATCAACTGTGGCAAGCTGAAGCCGCTGCCATGAATATCGGCAAAGCTCATCAGCTCGTCACCCTAGGCAACATCCGCTGTGAAATTGGCGATTTTGACAAAGCCGCACAAGCCTACCAGCAAGCGATCGCGCAAGAGCCAAACAACCCTCAAGCCCTCTGGGGAGCAGCATCTTTGGCCATCCGCAACAAAGACTTTACAGTTGCTAAAGACTATCTAGAAAAACTCATTCAGGTTGATCCAGAACATAAGTATGGAGATGCTTCTCTAGCTTACGGACGGGTTCTGTTTGAACTGGCAGAACATGAAGTAGCCCAAAGCCACTTAGAATCCCACCTACGAAACTGGGGCACACCGGAAGCTTATGTGCTGATGGCTAAAATCCAACAAAAGCAGGGAAATATTCCAGCAGCACGGGAGTACTTGGAAAAACTGATTATGAAAGTGCGAGGAGCACCGCCTTACCACTACCGCAAAAATCGCCACTTTGTAGGGCAAGCGGAAAAGATGCTCCGCACCTTGAGAAACTAA